In Deinococcus malanensis, the genomic stretch ACCTGCGCGGCGCGGGCTGCATGCCTTGAGCCCGGGAGCAAGCACGCTGAAGTCCTCAACGCTTTGTGTTCGGCCAAAGCAGCGACGAGGTGGAAATATTACGGTACTGGGATGACCTCAGAAGAAGGCTCCTCCGCACGCTTCCTTCGCCTGCGTGAGCAGACTGTTCCCGACCATGCAGACCCCGCCCCGGTTCAAGCGCAGGGTACACTTTCACACCGACTCCGCTGGCATCAGCCCCCTGCGGATCATGGGCTGACGGATGACCCCCACGACCAAAGCCTGAAGGTGCCTCAGGGCGAGTGAGAACTTGACACCACCTCGTTGGGTTCTGTTTAGCGTATCCAGACAGCTTGCCAGGATGGGCGGTTGTGCACATGCTGATCGGTTGGCTCTCCGGGGCCTACGTCACGCGTGAACCGTGGGTTGTCTGGGCCACGCGAACCAGAAGGTCGACCCCCGATCGACTGCCCCTTCACCCCACGCCCGGCCACCGAACCGCTCGGTCACCCGCCGCACCACCGCCAGTCCCAGCCCGGACCCCTCGTACACGCTCGACGGATGCTGGCGCTGAAACAACCGGAACAACCGCTCCTTATGACGCATATCGAACCCTACCCCGTTGTCCTCCACGCCGATCACAAACTCCGCTTCCGTCTCCCGCACGTGAAGGTGGAGGCGGGCTTCTGCTCGGGTGCGGGTGTA encodes the following:
- a CDS encoding sensor histidine kinase: YTRTRAEARLHLHVRETEAEFVIGVEDNGVGFDMRHKERLFRLFQRQHPSSVYEGSGLGLAVVRRVTERFGGRAWGEGAVDRGSTFWFAWPRQPTVHA